The proteins below are encoded in one region of Micromonospora pisi:
- a CDS encoding RICIN domain-containing protein, with protein MAAPSQAAVGNKSPDSSGASTSAKMRLAPVEESAKAGLARPVGVSAAAVAVYIVDGRDGRCLDADIATIGSNGTKIQLWDCLGATSQMWWATYTATGNGFWTFQNASSGRCLDADRNTPGNGGKVQLWDCQAGAAAQAWWEYGNGVQLYNGFSGRCLDADAATSGGNGTKVQIWNCEANAPAGQSWYFA; from the coding sequence GTGGCCGCACCCAGCCAGGCGGCAGTAGGAAACAAGTCCCCCGACAGCAGCGGCGCCTCGACCTCGGCAAAGATGCGGCTCGCACCGGTGGAGGAGTCGGCCAAGGCCGGATTGGCGCGGCCGGTAGGGGTATCGGCCGCCGCCGTCGCGGTCTACATTGTCGACGGCCGTGACGGCCGGTGCCTCGACGCGGACATCGCCACCATCGGCAGCAACGGCACCAAGATCCAGCTTTGGGACTGCCTGGGCGCGACCTCTCAGATGTGGTGGGCAACCTACACCGCTACTGGCAATGGCTTCTGGACGTTCCAGAACGCGTCCAGCGGGCGCTGCCTCGACGCGGACCGGAACACCCCCGGCAACGGCGGCAAGGTACAGCTCTGGGACTGCCAGGCCGGGGCAGCCGCGCAGGCATGGTGGGAGTACGGCAACGGAGTCCAGCTCTACAACGGCTTCAGTGGCCGGTGCCTCGACGCCGACGCCGCCACCAGCGGTGGGAACGGAACCAAGGTACAGATCTGGAACTGCGAGGCGAACGCCCCCGCCGGCCAGTCCTGGTACTTCGCCTGA